The Acidianus manzaensis genome has a window encoding:
- the rplX gene encoding 50S ribosomal protein L24, with protein sequence MVSSKPSKQRILMYKSPYHVRRKMLTAKVSEDVFNQLNIKRIEVRKGDTVRVMRGDNVGYEGKVADVNTKTGRIAIEGLTRKKADGTPVYIWIHASKVILTKLDLSDAKRKEAIERKAKKGKGE encoded by the coding sequence ATGGTGTCTTCAAAACCATCAAAACAAAGAATTCTAATGTATAAATCTCCTTATCACGTGCGCAGAAAGATGTTGACAGCTAAAGTTTCTGAAGACGTGTTCAATCAGTTAAACATAAAAAGAATAGAAGTAAGAAAAGGTGATACTGTAAGGGTTATGAGAGGAGATAATGTTGGTTATGAAGGGAAAGTTGCTGATGTGAATACTAAAACTGGTAGAATTGCTATTGAAGGATTAACAAGGAAAAAAGCAGATGGTACTCCAGTATATATTTGGATTCACGCGTCTAAAGTTATTTTAACAAAATTAGATTTATCAGATGCTAAAAGGAAAGAAGCAATAGAAAGAAAAGCAAAAAAGGGAAAAGGTGAATAA
- a CDS encoding 30S ribosomal protein S4e has protein sequence MPHITRTQAPWFLKLSKKEYKWTVKSNPGPHALSKSVPLALILRDYLNFTITLREAKTIISEGKVLVDGIPRKDYRFPVGLMDIVSIPSSNLYYLMVPNRARFMLPMPISEEESKYKLVRIMNKTVVKGGNIQLNLEDGRNILINKEDSSKYPTLSTLKIELPSQNILSTYLMNENMYGIIVGGKNTGVHGKIAKIRKSQYKVRKYSIVSIQRQNELYETNLENVMVIGEEKPEIKVE, from the coding sequence GTGCCTCATATTACGAGAACGCAAGCTCCTTGGTTCTTAAAATTAAGTAAGAAAGAGTATAAGTGGACAGTAAAAAGTAATCCTGGGCCCCATGCATTATCAAAGAGTGTGCCTTTAGCCTTAATACTGAGAGATTATTTGAATTTTACTATAACATTAAGAGAAGCAAAAACTATTATTAGTGAAGGGAAAGTTCTAGTTGATGGCATACCTAGAAAAGATTATAGATTTCCAGTTGGGTTAATGGATATTGTAAGTATACCGTCATCTAATTTGTACTATCTAATGGTACCAAATAGGGCAAGATTTATGTTACCTATGCCTATATCTGAAGAAGAATCGAAATATAAACTAGTCAGAATAATGAATAAAACAGTAGTTAAAGGAGGTAATATTCAACTAAATCTAGAAGATGGAAGAAATATTCTAATAAATAAAGAAGATTCTTCAAAATACCCTACATTATCAACTTTAAAGATAGAATTACCATCTCAAAATATACTTTCGACGTATCTGATGAATGAGAATATGTATGGAATAATAGTTGGCGGTAAAAATACTGGTGTTCATGGAAAAATAGCAAAAATAAGAAAATCTCAATATAAAGTTAGAAAATATTCTATTGTCAGCATTCAAAGGCAAAATGAATTATATGAAACTAATTTAGAAAACGTTATGGTTATAGGAGAAGAAAAGCCAGAAATAAAGGTGGAGTAA
- a CDS encoding 50S ribosomal protein L5 codes for MTEQVQLNTMKRIKIAKVTVNIGLGEPGERLTKAYQLLQDLTGAKPVYTIAKKSIKEFSVRKGQSIGVKVTLRGEKGIEFLKRVLPAINYRLKASSFDNMGNVSFGIAEHVVIPGVRYDPDIGVFGMDIAITLERPGYRVERRKRKASKIGKSHRVNKNEAMNFLRDTLGITIVE; via the coding sequence ATGACAGAACAAGTACAATTAAATACTATGAAAAGAATAAAAATAGCAAAAGTTACAGTAAATATTGGTTTAGGAGAACCAGGAGAGAGGTTAACTAAGGCTTATCAATTATTACAAGATCTTACTGGGGCAAAACCTGTATATACTATAGCTAAAAAGTCAATTAAAGAGTTTAGCGTTAGAAAAGGTCAATCTATAGGAGTAAAAGTAACATTGAGAGGCGAAAAAGGCATAGAATTTTTAAAAAGAGTTCTTCCAGCTATAAATTATAGATTAAAAGCTTCTAGCTTCGATAATATGGGAAATGTAAGTTTTGGAATAGCTGAACATGTTGTAATACCTGGTGTAAGATATGATCCTGATATTGGTGTATTTGGAATGGACATAGCTATTACTTTAGAAAGGCCTGGATACAGAGTAGAGAGAAGAAAAAGAAAGGCTTCCAAAATTGGAAAATCACATAGAGTAAATAAAAATGAAGCAATGAATTTTTTAAGAGATACTCTAGGTATTACGATTGTAGAATGA